One segment of Microbacterium arborescens DNA contains the following:
- a CDS encoding DUF2290 domain-containing protein translates to MTVDGDTVAWRSPTPLERFVDFADYPTVRTYRRWAVAGEYSALLNDGALLQMRYTVANGAVTSHRLAFVPCPYRVDPDLLLTESLSDIIELHTAGPHDDVTMQSTIRFDYDPMASAPGHPAAHLTINAASCRIACEAPMTPAQFIRFVYQHFYPDLWLAHPALWAALPANDHLSTVTDDERHEPHVAWRRAV, encoded by the coding sequence GTGACGGTCGACGGCGATACGGTGGCGTGGCGGTCCCCTACACCCTTGGAGCGGTTTGTCGACTTCGCGGACTACCCGACTGTACGCACCTATCGTCGCTGGGCGGTCGCCGGGGAATACTCGGCGTTACTGAACGACGGGGCGCTCCTTCAGATGCGGTACACCGTGGCCAACGGCGCGGTAACATCTCACCGCCTGGCGTTCGTGCCCTGCCCCTACCGAGTCGATCCAGATCTGCTCCTCACTGAGTCACTCAGCGACATCATCGAGCTACACACCGCTGGCCCCCATGATGACGTCACGATGCAGAGCACCATACGCTTCGACTACGACCCGATGGCATCGGCCCCCGGGCACCCCGCGGCCCATCTGACCATCAATGCAGCCAGTTGCCGCATCGCCTGCGAAGCACCCATGACGCCGGCTCAGTTCATCCGGTTCGTCTACCAGCACTTCTATCCGGATCTGTGGCTCGCTCACCCCGCGCTTTGGGCAGCTCTTCCCGCCAATGACCACCTGAGCACCGTCACGGACGATGAGCGCCACGAGCCCCACGTGGCCTGGCGGCGGGCTGTCTAG
- a CDS encoding type I restriction endonuclease subunit R, with protein MTEDDLEQIVLSDLAELGWATVHGPDIAPGEAHAERTDYRDTILECRVASAVRRLNPELPAAAVHDVVSTIKRAESPLVETENWRAYKYLIEGVPVEYRDDEGTLRTTRAWLVDWDDVDTNDLIAVGQFTIRGPKHERRPDVILFVNGLPMALFELKRPGKEYASVKGAHRQTQTYRAQIPDVFKWNQITVVSDGLFAKAGSFSAPWNHWAPWKTIDGVVKDPKHPAGYKLPEIEVLTRGLFCPEVFFDLCRNYIATYGDGEHTRKAVAKYHQYWAVKKAVDETLRAVAGDGRIGVVWHTQGSGKSLEMAYYAGKVMRNPGMQNPTIVVLTDRNDLDDQLLDETFASSKVGSPLPEAPVQADSRAHLKELLAGRESGGIVFTTIQKFGLSKADRDAGRKFPLLSDRRNIVVMVDEAHRSNYDIIDGFARHLRDALPHASFIGFTGTPIDERDRSTIEIFGTTIDVYDMTDAQQDGATVKVYYEPRLARIDLPEAAREEIDSEFEDIVEEASEGVGEKLKSKWAKVEAIVGSEKRIAELAADIVEHWEARREVLTGKAMIVTMSRRIAVDLYDAIVKIRPDWHHEDDDKGVVKTVITGNATDPAEFQPHIRNKKMRNAMKARASDADDSLELVIVRDMWLTGFDSPPMHTMYVDKPMRGASLMQAITRVNRTFKDKPAGLVVDYIGIAENLRDALQTYTKRDKDGRAIGDDVRRAAIPEMLAEHSIVSDMLHGIDWVTILGSGSEKAFLHAVAATVDHLLESEREFVDGSHGDAGEFADEEGHSLKQRFMAHMRRLKQLYTLVPTSEEAEAIRDDVAFFDAVRQSIAKIEGSDRPSADDDAALDTAVRQIVSNHMAGSGVIDIYEEAGLGKPDISLIDDAFAKQFESAENQNLQLEMVRRLISQEVKVIAKRNIVAGRQFSEMLAEALNRYQNRAIDAAQVVAEIVEIAKQIKAQQERGERTGLSEDELAFYDALSSNEAAKLAMEEAVMKQIAHELTEIVRNDAKTDWNLKETVRAKLRTRIKRLLLKHGYPPDQEVAATELILKQAEVTAGE; from the coding sequence ATGACCGAAGACGATCTGGAGCAGATTGTACTGAGCGACCTCGCCGAACTCGGTTGGGCAACCGTCCATGGCCCTGATATCGCACCCGGGGAAGCTCACGCCGAGCGCACTGACTACCGGGACACGATTCTCGAGTGCCGCGTCGCCTCGGCCGTCCGGCGACTCAATCCCGAGCTGCCCGCGGCTGCCGTGCACGACGTCGTCAGCACCATCAAGCGCGCAGAATCGCCTCTGGTCGAGACCGAGAACTGGCGCGCGTACAAGTACCTCATCGAGGGCGTGCCGGTCGAGTACCGTGACGACGAAGGCACTCTGCGCACGACGCGCGCCTGGCTGGTCGATTGGGACGACGTCGATACCAACGACCTCATCGCGGTTGGTCAGTTCACTATCAGGGGCCCGAAGCACGAGCGCCGGCCAGACGTAATCTTGTTCGTCAACGGGCTGCCGATGGCTTTGTTCGAGCTCAAGCGGCCCGGCAAGGAGTATGCCAGCGTCAAGGGCGCGCACCGCCAGACTCAGACCTACCGGGCGCAGATCCCCGACGTGTTCAAGTGGAACCAGATCACGGTCGTCTCCGACGGCCTCTTCGCCAAGGCCGGCTCGTTCTCAGCCCCGTGGAACCACTGGGCACCGTGGAAGACCATCGACGGCGTCGTGAAGGACCCAAAGCACCCGGCAGGCTACAAGCTGCCCGAGATCGAGGTCCTGACCCGCGGTCTGTTCTGCCCGGAGGTCTTCTTCGACCTCTGCCGGAACTACATCGCGACCTACGGTGACGGAGAGCACACCCGCAAGGCAGTCGCGAAGTACCACCAGTACTGGGCGGTCAAGAAGGCGGTCGACGAGACGCTACGCGCGGTCGCCGGTGACGGCCGCATCGGCGTTGTCTGGCACACCCAGGGCTCGGGTAAGTCGCTCGAGATGGCTTACTACGCGGGCAAAGTCATGCGGAATCCGGGTATGCAGAACCCGACGATTGTGGTGTTGACCGACCGCAACGACCTCGACGACCAGTTGCTCGATGAGACATTCGCTTCCTCGAAGGTCGGCTCACCTCTACCTGAAGCGCCCGTCCAGGCCGACTCTCGCGCTCACCTCAAGGAGTTGCTGGCAGGACGTGAGTCCGGCGGCATCGTCTTCACGACCATCCAAAAGTTCGGGCTCTCCAAGGCCGACCGAGACGCCGGCCGGAAGTTTCCCCTGCTCTCGGATCGCCGCAACATTGTGGTGATGGTCGACGAGGCGCACCGCTCGAACTACGACATCATCGATGGCTTTGCGCGGCACCTGCGCGATGCGCTGCCACACGCGTCGTTCATCGGCTTCACGGGGACGCCAATCGACGAGCGCGACCGCTCCACCATCGAGATCTTCGGTACGACCATCGACGTGTACGACATGACCGACGCCCAGCAGGACGGTGCGACAGTCAAGGTCTACTACGAGCCTCGCCTGGCGAGGATCGACCTGCCCGAGGCTGCTCGTGAGGAGATCGATTCGGAGTTCGAGGACATCGTCGAGGAGGCCAGCGAGGGCGTCGGCGAGAAGCTGAAGTCCAAGTGGGCGAAGGTCGAGGCGATCGTGGGCTCCGAGAAGCGCATTGCTGAGCTCGCGGCCGACATCGTCGAGCACTGGGAGGCGCGACGCGAGGTGCTCACGGGTAAAGCGATGATCGTGACGATGTCGAGGCGCATCGCGGTCGACCTGTACGACGCGATTGTGAAAATCCGTCCGGACTGGCATCACGAGGACGACGACAAGGGCGTCGTAAAGACAGTCATCACCGGCAACGCGACGGACCCCGCCGAGTTCCAACCGCACATCCGCAATAAGAAGATGCGCAACGCGATGAAAGCCCGCGCAAGTGACGCTGACGACTCGCTCGAGCTCGTGATCGTCCGCGATATGTGGCTCACTGGCTTCGACTCGCCGCCCATGCACACGATGTACGTCGACAAGCCGATGCGCGGCGCGTCGCTGATGCAGGCCATCACCCGCGTGAATAGGACGTTCAAGGACAAGCCAGCGGGCCTGGTCGTCGACTACATCGGCATCGCGGAGAACTTGCGCGACGCCCTGCAGACCTACACGAAGCGTGACAAGGACGGCCGAGCGATCGGCGACGACGTTCGCCGTGCGGCGATCCCGGAAATGCTCGCCGAGCACAGCATCGTGTCCGACATGCTCCACGGCATCGACTGGGTGACAATCCTGGGCTCCGGTAGCGAAAAGGCCTTCCTGCACGCGGTCGCCGCAACGGTTGACCACTTGCTCGAGTCTGAGCGCGAGTTCGTCGACGGCTCGCACGGCGACGCCGGCGAGTTCGCAGACGAGGAGGGGCACTCGCTCAAGCAACGCTTCATGGCGCACATGCGCCGCCTCAAGCAGCTCTATACGTTGGTACCGACCTCGGAGGAGGCCGAGGCGATCCGCGACGATGTCGCCTTCTTCGACGCTGTGCGCCAGTCGATCGCCAAGATCGAGGGATCTGACCGGCCATCGGCCGACGACGACGCGGCGCTCGACACAGCGGTGCGCCAGATCGTCAGCAACCACATGGCCGGATCCGGCGTCATCGACATCTACGAGGAGGCCGGACTCGGTAAGCCCGACATCTCGCTGATCGATGATGCGTTCGCCAAGCAGTTCGAGAGCGCCGAGAACCAGAACCTTCAACTCGAGATGGTTCGACGTCTGATCAGCCAGGAAGTGAAGGTCATCGCAAAGCGCAACATCGTTGCGGGGCGTCAGTTCTCTGAGATGCTTGCCGAAGCGCTGAACCGATACCAGAACCGAGCCATCGATGCGGCGCAGGTCGTCGCCGAGATCGTCGAGATCGCGAAGCAGATCAAGGCACAGCAGGAGCGCGGTGAGCGCACCGGCCTGTCCGAAGATGAGTTGGCGTTCTACGATGCGCTGTCCTCCAACGAAGCCGCGAAGCTCGCGATGGAGGAGGCAGTCATGAAGCAGATCGCGCACGAGCTGACCGAGATCGTGCGCAACGACGCGAAGACGGACTGGAACCTCAAGGAAACAGTGCGAGCGAAGCTGCGAACGCGCATCAAGAGACTCCTGCTCAAGCATGGGTATCCGCCGGACCAGGAGGTAGCGGCGACCGAGCTGATTCTGAAGCAAGCGGAGGTCACCGCAGGTGAGTAG
- a CDS encoding helix-turn-helix domain-containing protein, giving the protein MGRRDNDIEAAWGAYAQRLATALRRAREASGLSQEDVAYRAGLTRYTYQKYEKGESRPGSPANPTLRTILAISQVLGTSLSELLPDKAPDLRSR; this is encoded by the coding sequence ATGGGCCGGCGAGACAACGACATCGAGGCGGCTTGGGGCGCCTACGCACAACGTCTCGCAACGGCTCTGCGCCGCGCACGCGAAGCCTCCGGATTGAGTCAGGAGGATGTCGCCTACCGGGCCGGTTTGACCCGCTACACGTACCAGAAGTATGAGAAGGGCGAGTCGCGACCGGGCAGTCCGGCGAACCCGACGTTACGCACAATCTTGGCGATTTCGCAGGTGCTTGGGACGTCCCTCAGTGAGCTGCTGCCTGACAAGGCGCCGGATCTCCGCAGCCGTTGA
- a CDS encoding DUF2469 family protein, producing MDDEVFEDYDRELELALYKEYRDVVSQFQYVIETERRFYLANDVNVVRRDTEHDFYFELTMNDVWVWDIYRADRFVKSVRVLTFKDVNVEELQRRDFELPDELSLDS from the coding sequence ATGGATGACGAAGTCTTCGAAGACTATGACCGCGAGCTGGAGCTGGCGCTCTACAAGGAGTACCGCGACGTCGTGTCGCAGTTCCAGTACGTGATCGAGACCGAGCGTCGCTTCTACCTCGCGAACGACGTCAACGTCGTTCGTCGCGACACCGAGCACGACTTCTACTTCGAGCTCACGATGAACGACGTGTGGGTCTGGGACATCTACCGAGCCGACCGTTTCGTGAAGTCCGTGCGCGTGCTCACCTTCAAGGACGTCAACGTCGAAGAGCTCCAGCGTCGCGACTTCGAGCTTCCCGACGAGCTCTCGCTCGACAGCTGA
- a CDS encoding restriction endonuclease subunit S, translating into MLRLTRWWWRMSEWSRTRLGDVLTIKHGYAFAGDAFSDNLDFPTLVTPGNFSIGGGFKATKPKTFLGDYPPEYLLAPGDVVVTMTDLSRAADTLGYSAVIPDDGREYLHNQRIGKVVITDVDRADLKFVSYLLRGREYRQHVVGGASGSTVKHTSPGRIESFIAELPQLDEQKRIASVLGTFDDLIETNVRDAEHADELWRAVLRAEVGNESMGVALSSLAQFVNGRNFTKDASRSGLPVIRTPELRTGPSGSTVRTEVATTADRIANVGDILFVWSGSLFVSRWYWEPGLVNQHVFKVIPEPDVPDWLVMFAIEELMDDFLGVAADKATTMGHIKRSDLDRLVAVPPRLAWSALDAKIRPLWDGSLSARTHISDLARARDEILPLLMSGKIRVDERFEVA; encoded by the coding sequence GTGCTGCGCTTGACGCGCTGGTGGTGGCGGATGAGTGAGTGGTCACGAACGCGACTGGGCGACGTGCTCACTATTAAGCACGGGTACGCGTTCGCCGGTGACGCATTCTCCGACAATCTCGACTTCCCCACGCTGGTGACGCCCGGGAACTTCTCGATCGGCGGTGGGTTCAAGGCGACTAAGCCGAAGACGTTCCTTGGGGATTACCCACCGGAATACCTGCTCGCACCCGGTGATGTTGTCGTTACGATGACTGATCTGAGTCGAGCCGCTGATACGCTCGGCTATTCCGCTGTCATTCCAGACGACGGACGCGAGTACCTTCACAACCAGCGGATCGGCAAGGTCGTTATCACCGACGTTGATCGGGCGGATCTGAAGTTCGTCTCGTACCTCCTGCGCGGCCGAGAGTACCGCCAACACGTGGTCGGCGGAGCGAGCGGATCGACGGTCAAGCACACCAGTCCGGGGCGTATTGAGTCGTTCATAGCTGAGCTCCCGCAGCTCGACGAGCAGAAGCGCATCGCCTCGGTCCTCGGCACGTTTGACGACCTGATCGAGACGAACGTCCGTGACGCAGAACACGCGGACGAGCTCTGGCGCGCAGTTCTTCGAGCAGAAGTAGGGAACGAGTCGATGGGTGTCGCGCTCTCGTCGCTCGCACAGTTCGTCAATGGTCGCAATTTCACGAAAGATGCGTCGCGGTCTGGGCTACCCGTAATTCGAACGCCGGAACTTCGTACAGGTCCATCAGGCTCCACGGTTAGAACCGAAGTCGCCACAACCGCCGATCGGATCGCGAATGTTGGTGACATCCTCTTCGTCTGGTCCGGCAGTCTCTTTGTGTCACGTTGGTACTGGGAGCCCGGCCTGGTGAATCAGCATGTGTTTAAGGTGATCCCGGAACCCGACGTTCCCGACTGGCTGGTTATGTTCGCCATTGAAGAGCTTATGGACGATTTTCTAGGGGTCGCTGCTGACAAGGCGACCACGATGGGACACATCAAGCGCAGTGACCTCGACAGACTCGTGGCAGTTCCGCCGCGGTTGGCTTGGTCGGCTCTCGATGCGAAGATCCGTCCCCTTTGGGATGGAAGTCTTTCGGCGCGAACGCATATCTCAGACCTCGCCCGCGCACGTGACGAGATCCTTCCGTTGCTGATGTCCGGCAAGATCCGTGTCGACGAGAGATTCGAGGTGGCGTAA
- a CDS encoding YifB family Mg chelatase-like AAA ATPase: MSLGRTWAVSLTGLAGDLVEVEADLSNQTPAFRIVGLADRALAEAQQRVHNACQNSGLPLSRRRVTVNLSPASLPKQGSGFDVAIAAAALATELPMDPVSLADTVHIGELGLDGRLRPVPGVLPAVIAAARARRRTVIVPEACRAEAALVDGIRVVGCRTLAGVARWHGLDIDGDDEAVPEVPGPAAGRGSSGDDPPGEDLSDIRGQEEAIDALVVAAAGGHHLLMSGPPGAGKTMLARRLPGILPALDDETALQVASIRSLSGTVVDSLSRVPPFEAPHHSVSVAALVGGGSRSLRPGAIARASGGVLFLDEAGEYSAHALDSLRQPLEAGSIDIHRAGFRATLPARFQLVVLACVRLGSVRHPSRVSAPHGRPAALVAVECRPNGGTNRCAMCLDYESDVGVSG; the protein is encoded by the coding sequence ATGAGCCTCGGCCGCACCTGGGCGGTCTCGCTCACGGGGCTGGCCGGCGATCTCGTCGAGGTCGAGGCCGACCTGTCGAACCAGACGCCCGCGTTCCGCATCGTCGGACTCGCCGACCGGGCCCTCGCCGAGGCGCAGCAGCGCGTGCACAACGCCTGCCAGAACAGCGGGCTGCCGCTGTCACGACGTCGTGTGACGGTCAATCTCTCCCCGGCCAGCCTCCCGAAGCAGGGATCGGGTTTCGATGTCGCCATCGCGGCGGCTGCGCTCGCGACAGAGCTGCCGATGGATCCGGTGTCCCTTGCCGACACGGTCCACATCGGTGAGCTGGGCCTCGACGGACGCCTCCGGCCGGTTCCGGGAGTGCTCCCCGCGGTGATCGCCGCGGCGCGGGCACGACGGCGGACGGTCATCGTTCCCGAGGCCTGCCGAGCCGAAGCCGCTCTCGTCGACGGCATCCGGGTCGTCGGATGCCGCACCCTCGCAGGCGTCGCGCGCTGGCACGGGCTCGACATCGATGGTGACGACGAAGCGGTGCCCGAGGTGCCGGGACCGGCCGCGGGGCGAGGGAGCAGCGGCGACGACCCACCCGGGGAGGACCTGTCGGACATACGCGGACAGGAGGAGGCGATCGACGCGCTCGTCGTGGCGGCCGCCGGCGGCCATCATCTGCTCATGAGCGGTCCGCCCGGCGCGGGCAAGACCATGCTCGCACGACGCCTGCCGGGGATCCTGCCCGCGCTCGACGACGAGACCGCGCTTCAGGTGGCGTCCATACGCTCGCTGTCCGGCACGGTCGTCGACAGCCTGAGCAGGGTTCCTCCGTTCGAGGCGCCGCATCACAGCGTGAGCGTCGCCGCGCTGGTGGGCGGCGGCAGCAGGTCGTTGCGCCCGGGGGCGATCGCTCGCGCGAGCGGGGGCGTGCTGTTCCTCGACGAGGCTGGTGAGTACAGCGCCCACGCGTTGGATTCTCTGCGTCAGCCGCTCGAGGCGGGGTCGATCGACATACACAGGGCGGGGTTCCGCGCGACGCTGCCGGCGAGGTTCCAGCTGGTCGTTCTGGCTTGTGTACGACTGGGCAGTGTCCGGCACCCATCTCGCGTTTCGGCGCCCCACGGCAGGCCAGCGGCCCTTGTGGCCGTCGAATGCCGACCGAATGGGGGGACGAATCGGTGCGCTATGTGCCTGGATTACGAGTCCGACGTCGGTGTTTCTGGATAG
- a CDS encoding type I restriction-modification system subunit M, protein MPPKKKQAQSLEETLWEAATALRSSMDAAEYKHVVLGLIFLKYVSDTFMVRHDDLVRLVNDESSDYFMPNEAAKLSVLEDRDEYTAEGVFWIPEGHRWDDLKKAAKQADVGGRIDKAMEAIERENPSLKGVLPKNFSRQELTPAMLGGLIDVFSRNDLAAAEHKDLDVLGRVYEYFLGKFAGGEGKRGGQYYTPRSVVQLLVEMLQPYHGRVYDPACGSGGMFVQADKFVRAHGGTHADISVYGQESVPTTWRLAKMNLALRGIEANLGPEWGDSFHADKHPDLRADFVIANPPFNQNDWGGERLASDPRWKYGTPPTGNANYGWIQHMLHHLSPTGTMATVLANGSLSSQQNGEGDIRRRLVEADLVECIVALPPQLFFGTQIPVCLWFMTKNKAGIPNGLKTRKRTGETLFIDARKNLGYMETRTVRAFADEDINKIADAYHSWRGTETSDGEPYKDVAGFCRSVPTSEIAEHDYILTPGRYVGAEDAEDDGEPLDEKIARLSASIRDGFAMRGRLEDRMRAALDALVVADE, encoded by the coding sequence GTGCCCCCGAAGAAGAAGCAGGCGCAGTCACTCGAGGAGACCTTGTGGGAGGCAGCCACTGCGCTGCGCTCGTCGATGGATGCGGCTGAGTACAAGCATGTCGTCCTCGGTCTCATCTTCCTGAAGTACGTCTCGGACACCTTCATGGTCCGTCACGACGACCTCGTGCGCCTCGTCAACGACGAGTCCTCGGACTACTTCATGCCCAACGAGGCGGCGAAGCTCTCAGTCCTCGAGGACCGGGACGAGTACACCGCCGAAGGCGTCTTCTGGATTCCGGAGGGTCACCGTTGGGATGACCTGAAGAAGGCAGCCAAGCAGGCGGACGTCGGCGGACGCATCGACAAGGCCATGGAGGCCATCGAACGCGAGAACCCAAGCCTCAAGGGCGTGTTGCCGAAGAACTTCTCGCGCCAGGAGCTGACTCCCGCGATGCTCGGTGGACTGATCGACGTATTCTCCCGCAACGATCTCGCCGCCGCGGAGCACAAAGACCTCGACGTCCTTGGGCGCGTGTACGAGTATTTTCTTGGTAAGTTCGCTGGCGGCGAGGGCAAGCGCGGCGGCCAGTACTACACTCCCCGCTCTGTGGTGCAACTGCTCGTCGAGATGCTCCAGCCGTACCACGGACGGGTCTACGACCCCGCTTGCGGCTCGGGCGGCATGTTCGTCCAGGCCGACAAGTTCGTGCGCGCCCACGGCGGCACTCACGCCGACATCTCGGTCTACGGCCAGGAGTCGGTGCCGACCACTTGGCGTCTGGCGAAGATGAACCTCGCATTGCGCGGCATCGAGGCAAACCTGGGCCCGGAGTGGGGCGACTCTTTCCACGCTGACAAGCATCCTGATTTGCGCGCCGACTTCGTGATCGCGAACCCGCCCTTTAACCAGAACGACTGGGGTGGGGAGCGCTTGGCGAGCGATCCGCGCTGGAAGTACGGCACGCCGCCGACAGGCAACGCCAACTACGGCTGGATCCAGCACATGTTGCATCACCTGTCGCCGACCGGCACGATGGCGACCGTACTCGCAAACGGGTCGCTCTCGAGTCAGCAGAACGGTGAGGGCGACATTCGAAGGAGACTCGTCGAAGCGGATCTCGTCGAGTGCATCGTTGCGTTGCCGCCGCAGCTCTTCTTCGGCACTCAGATACCCGTTTGTCTGTGGTTCATGACGAAGAACAAGGCAGGCATTCCGAACGGCCTCAAGACACGGAAGCGGACGGGCGAGACGCTCTTCATCGACGCACGCAAGAACCTCGGCTACATGGAGACTCGTACAGTGCGAGCCTTCGCTGACGAAGATATCAACAAGATCGCCGACGCATACCACTCGTGGCGTGGCACAGAGACGAGCGATGGCGAACCCTACAAAGATGTCGCAGGATTCTGCCGGTCCGTGCCGACGAGTGAGATCGCCGAGCATGACTACATTCTGACGCCGGGCCGCTACGTCGGGGCTGAGGACGCAGAGGACGATGGCGAGCCGCTCGACGAGAAGATCGCCCGCCTGAGCGCGAGCATCCGCGACGGCTTTGCGATGCGCGGTCGTCTGGAAGACCGCATGCGTGCTGCGCTTGACGCGCTGGTGGTGGCGGATGAGTGA
- a CDS encoding YraN family protein, whose protein sequence is MAAKDDRGRAGEERAARHLTRLGYEILDRNWRDRQGEIDIVAVSRDELVIVEVKTRRTAAYGHPFEAVDERKKDRLWRLACAWIAAHPGEVRGRRIRLDVIGITGDDVEAAVLEHVEDLR, encoded by the coding sequence ATGGCAGCGAAAGACGACCGGGGCCGCGCCGGTGAAGAGCGGGCCGCGCGGCACCTGACCCGCCTCGGCTACGAGATACTCGACCGCAACTGGCGTGACCGCCAGGGCGAGATCGACATCGTCGCGGTGTCGCGCGACGAGCTCGTCATCGTCGAGGTCAAGACCCGGCGGACCGCGGCGTACGGGCACCCGTTCGAGGCGGTCGACGAGCGCAAGAAGGACCGGCTGTGGCGCCTCGCGTGCGCGTGGATCGCCGCACATCCGGGGGAGGTGCGCGGACGCCGTATTCGTCTCGACGTCATCGGCATCACCGGCGACGACGTCGAGGCGGCGGTGCTCGAGCACGTCGAGGATCTCCGATGA